In a genomic window of Mycolicibacterium neoaurum VKM Ac-1815D:
- a CDS encoding MCE family protein, with translation MLTRMIKTQLLIFVVLTLVALVVLSLGYLRLPTYAGIGMYRLYADLPNSAGLYKTANVTFRGTTVGKVIEVEPTETGARVTMDINNDTQVPIDASADVHSVSAVGEQFLDLVSPDNVPQHFKDGDTITKGTVPAEVGPALDSAQRGLAALPEEKIGVLLDETAKAVGGLGPSLQRLVDATQNLAGDFRENLPALTDVVDNSAPIIESQVNSGDAISRWAANLNTISAQTAEKDAALRSGLQQAAPTADQLNAVFGDVRESLPQTLANLEIVLDMLKRYNKNVEQVLVVLPQGAAIAQTATIFAPEGLLHFGLGINSPPPCLTGFLPASQWRSPADTKTEPLPSGLYCKIPKDAPNAVRGARNYPCVDVPGKRAATPRECRGEEPYVPLGTNPWYGDPNQIVDCPAAGARCTRPVNPGQVIPAPSINNGMNPLPASQLPPPQTTLPTSDPLTPPGQGTVTCSGQQPNPCIYTPAAGPAAVYNPSSGEVVGPDGVKYSVNNSSNPGDNGWKEMLAPAG, from the coding sequence CTGCTGACCCGAATGATCAAGACGCAGTTGCTCATCTTCGTCGTGCTGACGTTGGTGGCGCTGGTGGTGCTGTCGCTGGGCTATCTCCGGCTGCCGACCTATGCCGGCATCGGCATGTACCGGCTCTACGCGGACCTGCCGAACTCGGCCGGCCTCTACAAGACCGCCAACGTCACCTTCCGCGGCACCACGGTAGGCAAGGTGATCGAGGTCGAGCCGACCGAGACCGGTGCCAGGGTCACGATGGACATCAACAACGACACCCAGGTGCCCATCGACGCCAGCGCCGATGTGCACTCGGTATCCGCTGTCGGTGAGCAGTTTCTCGATCTGGTCTCCCCCGATAATGTGCCGCAGCACTTCAAGGACGGGGACACGATCACCAAGGGCACCGTGCCCGCCGAGGTGGGACCCGCTCTGGATTCCGCGCAGCGCGGCCTGGCCGCTCTGCCGGAGGAGAAGATCGGTGTCCTGCTCGACGAGACCGCCAAGGCCGTCGGCGGGCTCGGCCCGTCCCTGCAGCGCCTCGTCGACGCGACGCAGAACCTCGCCGGTGATTTCCGGGAGAACCTGCCCGCGCTGACCGATGTCGTCGACAACTCGGCACCGATCATCGAGTCCCAGGTGAATTCGGGTGACGCCATCTCGCGGTGGGCGGCCAACCTGAACACCATCAGCGCGCAGACTGCGGAGAAGGATGCCGCGCTGCGCAGCGGGCTGCAGCAGGCGGCACCGACGGCCGATCAGCTCAACGCGGTCTTCGGTGACGTGCGCGAGTCGCTACCGCAGACGTTGGCCAATCTCGAGATCGTCCTCGACATGCTCAAGCGGTACAACAAGAACGTCGAGCAGGTGCTGGTGGTGCTCCCGCAGGGTGCCGCGATCGCCCAGACGGCGACGATCTTCGCTCCGGAAGGTCTGCTGCACTTCGGTCTGGGGATCAACTCGCCGCCGCCGTGCCTGACCGGCTTCCTGCCCGCATCGCAGTGGCGGTCACCGGCGGACACCAAGACCGAGCCGCTGCCGTCGGGGTTGTACTGCAAGATCCCGAAGGACGCACCCAATGCGGTGCGCGGCGCGCGTAACTACCCGTGTGTCGACGTCCCCGGCAAGCGTGCGGCGACCCCGCGGGAGTGCCGTGGCGAGGAGCCCTATGTGCCGCTGGGCACCAACCCCTGGTACGGCGATCCGAACCAGATCGTGGACTGCCCCGCTGCCGGCGCACGCTGCACCCGTCCGGTGAATCCCGGTCAGGTCATCCCGGCGCCGTCGATCAACAACGGTATGAACCCGCTACCGGCGAGCCAGTTGCCTCCGCCGCAGACCACGCTGCCGACCAGTGACCCGCTCACCCCGCCTGGCCAGGGCACCGTCACCTGCAGTGGACAGCAACCCAATCCGTGCATCTACACTCCGGCAGCAGGTCCTGCCGCGGTGTACAACCCGTCCAGCGGTGAAGTGGTCGGACCCGACGGCGTCAAGTACTCCGTCAACAACTCGAGCAATCCAGGAGATAACGGATGGAAGGAGATGCTGGCACCAGCCGGCTGA
- a CDS encoding virulence factor Mce family protein: protein MKLKKIATRTVALAVAGLMLTGCGQWRGIANVPLPGGPGTQNGSTTIYIQMPETLALNANSRVRVADVFVGRVRKIELKNWTPLLTVDLEPGVELPKNALARIGQTSLLGSQHVELDEPDDPSPEKLRNGDTIPLERSSAFPTIERTLASISGILTGGGIPNIEVIQNEVNAILTGRSGEIRELLNRLDTFTYEMNQQREDLTRAIDSTNRLLGIVSKRTETLDRVLTEFPPLIKHFADTRDLFADAVTSLGRLSATADETLSNTNANLNTNLKNLQRPLRELAKASPYLVGALKLLLTVPFNIENIPKAIRGDYINVSLTIDLTLSAIDNGFLSGTGISGMLRALEQAWGRDPATMMPDVRFTPNPNSAPNGPLIERSE, encoded by the coding sequence ATGAAGCTGAAGAAGATCGCCACCCGGACGGTGGCGCTGGCCGTTGCCGGGTTGATGCTGACCGGGTGTGGGCAGTGGCGGGGTATCGCCAACGTCCCGCTGCCCGGCGGCCCAGGCACCCAGAACGGCAGCACGACGATCTACATCCAGATGCCGGAGACGTTGGCGCTCAACGCCAACAGCCGGGTCCGGGTGGCCGATGTGTTCGTCGGCCGGGTGCGCAAGATCGAGCTGAAGAACTGGACGCCGCTGCTGACGGTGGACCTGGAGCCCGGTGTCGAGCTGCCCAAGAATGCGCTCGCGCGCATCGGGCAGACGTCGCTGCTGGGTTCCCAGCACGTCGAACTCGACGAGCCCGACGACCCGTCGCCGGAGAAGCTGCGCAACGGGGACACCATTCCGCTGGAGCGGTCCTCGGCGTTTCCCACCATCGAGCGGACGCTCGCCAGCATCTCGGGCATCCTGACCGGCGGCGGTATCCCGAACATCGAGGTGATCCAGAACGAGGTGAACGCCATCCTGACCGGGCGTTCCGGCGAGATCCGGGAGCTGTTGAACCGGCTGGACACCTTCACCTACGAGATGAACCAGCAGCGTGAGGACCTGACCCGCGCCATCGACTCGACCAACCGACTGCTGGGTATCGTCAGCAAGCGGACCGAGACCCTGGACCGGGTGCTCACCGAATTCCCGCCGCTGATCAAGCATTTCGCCGATACCCGGGATCTGTTCGCCGATGCGGTGACCTCGCTCGGCCGGCTCAGTGCGACGGCCGACGAGACGCTGAGCAACACCAACGCGAACCTGAACACCAACCTGAAGAATCTGCAGCGCCCGCTGCGCGAGCTGGCCAAGGCCTCGCCGTATCTGGTCGGTGCGCTCAAGCTGCTGCTCACGGTGCCGTTCAACATCGAGAACATTCCGAAGGCGATCCGCGGTGACTACATCAACGTCTCGCTGACCATCGACCTGACGCTCAGTGCCATCGACAACGGCTTCCTGTCGGGTACCGGTATCTCGGGCATGCTGCGGGCACTGGAACAGGCCTGGGGCCGCGATCCGGCGACGATGATGCCGGATGTGCGGTTCACCCCCAACCCGAACAGTGCGCCCAACGGTCCGCTGATCGAAAGGTCGGAGTGA
- a CDS encoding virulence factor Mce family protein: MSTIFNIRNVKLPQLSKASVILGVIVLVVAVGAAAVGWNVYKKLTTTTVTAYFPQTLALYPGDKVLIMGVKVGAIDSIEPQGDRMKVVLHWDSKYKVPADASASILNPSLVASRVIQLSPPYTGGEAMQDGAVIDEDRTQVPVEYDQLRDQITRLLADLGPTPEQPKGPFGDIVESFADGFEGKGEQFNKTLTGLSDALTALNEGRGDFVGIVKSLAVFVNALHKSDQQFVALNNDLAQFTNSFTNTDREVANALDDLNTLLSTTRTFLDENATPLTNDINNLSDVTTAILQPEPRDGLETGLHAYPNLVANVVNVVAPNQGGIVGLPVLPGVTNFSNPLNFICSSIQAGSRMGYQDSAELCAQYLAPIMDAIKFNYLPFGTNLAAGAMTLPKQIAYSEPRLRPPPGYKDTTVPGIFSRDTLFSHGNHEPGWIVAPGMQGVEVQPFTANMLTPDSLAALLGGPDIVPPPAPPAFGVPPGGNLPGPPNAYDQNNPLPPPWYPQPGPPPVPAPGVIPGNPPPAVPVGAPAAPAGPALPAEAGAR; the protein is encoded by the coding sequence ATGTCGACGATCTTCAACATCCGCAACGTCAAGCTGCCGCAGCTTTCCAAGGCGAGCGTCATCCTCGGCGTGATCGTGCTCGTGGTGGCCGTCGGTGCCGCCGCCGTCGGGTGGAATGTGTACAAGAAGCTGACCACCACCACGGTCACCGCCTACTTCCCGCAGACGCTGGCGCTCTACCCCGGCGACAAGGTGCTCATCATGGGCGTCAAGGTCGGGGCCATCGATTCCATCGAACCCCAGGGCGACCGGATGAAGGTCGTGCTGCACTGGGACAGCAAGTACAAGGTGCCCGCGGACGCCAGTGCCTCCATCCTGAACCCGTCGCTGGTGGCCTCCCGCGTCATCCAGCTCTCCCCGCCCTACACCGGCGGTGAGGCGATGCAGGACGGCGCGGTCATCGACGAGGACCGCACGCAGGTCCCGGTCGAGTACGACCAGCTGCGCGACCAGATCACCCGGTTGCTGGCCGATCTGGGCCCCACACCCGAGCAGCCCAAGGGCCCGTTCGGCGATATCGTCGAATCGTTCGCCGACGGTTTCGAGGGCAAGGGCGAGCAGTTCAACAAGACGCTCACCGGCCTCTCGGACGCCCTGACCGCGCTGAACGAGGGCCGCGGTGATTTCGTCGGCATCGTCAAGAGCCTCGCGGTGTTCGTCAACGCGCTGCACAAGAGCGATCAACAGTTCGTGGCGCTGAACAACGACCTGGCGCAGTTCACCAACTCGTTCACCAACACCGACCGTGAGGTCGCCAACGCGCTGGACGATCTGAACACATTGCTGTCCACGACGAGGACGTTCCTCGACGAGAACGCGACCCCGCTGACCAACGACATCAACAACCTGTCGGATGTCACCACCGCGATCCTGCAGCCCGAGCCCCGTGACGGTCTGGAGACCGGCCTGCACGCCTACCCGAACCTGGTGGCCAACGTCGTCAACGTGGTGGCGCCCAACCAGGGTGGCATCGTCGGTCTTCCGGTGCTGCCCGGCGTCACCAACTTCTCCAATCCGCTGAACTTCATCTGCAGTTCCATCCAGGCCGGTAGCCGGATGGGTTACCAGGATTCCGCGGAGCTCTGCGCGCAGTACCTGGCGCCGATCATGGACGCGATCAAGTTCAACTACCTGCCGTTCGGTACGAACCTGGCGGCCGGTGCGATGACGCTGCCCAAGCAGATCGCCTACTCCGAGCCGCGGCTGCGTCCGCCCCCGGGGTACAAGGACACCACGGTGCCGGGCATCTTCTCCCGCGACACCCTGTTCTCGCACGGTAACCACGAGCCCGGCTGGATCGTGGCACCGGGTATGCAGGGCGTCGAGGTGCAGCCGTTCACGGCGAACATGCTGACCCCGGACTCGTTGGCCGCGTTGCTCGGTGGCCCCGATATCGTGCCGCCGCCGGCACCGCCCGCCTTCGGGGTGCCCCCGGGCGGCAACCTGCCCGGCCCCCCGAATGCCTACGACCAGAACAATCCGCTACCCCCGCCGTGGTATCCGCAGCCCGGACCGCCGCCGGTACCGGCGCCGGGTGTCATCCCGGGTAATCCGCCGCCGGCCGTGCCCGTGGGGGCCCCAGCGGCCCCGGCGGGACCGGCGCTGCCGGCAGAGGCAGGTGCACGATGA
- a CDS encoding virulence factor Mce family protein, which produces MRTIQGNDRIRKGLMGVVTVALVIGVGSSITTVPMLFAVPEYYAQFNDTGGLNVGDKVRIAGVDVGTVQSMEIEGDRVEIGYTLGGMQIGTESRAAIRTDTVLGRKNIEIEPRGDDILEPRGFLPVEQTQTPYQIYDAFLDVTQGTAGWDTQAVKQSLNVLSETVDQTYPHLSAALEGVQRFSDTLGQRDEQLKQLLANANKIATVLGDRSGQVNALLVNAQTLLAAVNERSYAVNMLLERISGVSQQVSGLIQDNPNLNKVLTQLNTISDTLNERKQDLADTLSIAGKFITSLAEALASGPYFKVMLANLLPPTLLQPFVDAAFKKRGINPEEFWRNAGLPAFQFPDPNGQRFENGAPPPAPQVTEGTPEFPGPAVPPGSPCSYTPPADGLPRPGNPLPCAQLSQGPYGPVPGGFAPPVGVQTSDPNVHGLGPTPGVPSAGIPGQLPPNVPGTPVPLVPGPPGARTVPVGPPGAPAPPGPIPSRAPLPPPLPGPPPPPGPGEQLSPAGTAPLPGNPPFLPPNSQEG; this is translated from the coding sequence ATGAGGACCATCCAGGGCAACGACCGGATCCGCAAGGGTCTGATGGGCGTGGTGACCGTGGCACTGGTCATCGGCGTCGGCTCCTCCATCACCACCGTGCCGATGTTGTTCGCGGTCCCGGAGTACTACGCCCAGTTCAACGACACCGGCGGTCTCAACGTCGGTGACAAGGTGCGCATCGCCGGCGTCGACGTCGGGACAGTGCAGAGCATGGAGATCGAGGGCGACCGCGTCGAGATCGGCTACACCCTCGGCGGGATGCAGATCGGCACCGAGAGCCGGGCCGCGATCCGTACCGATACGGTGTTGGGCCGCAAGAACATCGAGATTGAGCCCCGCGGCGACGATATCCTCGAACCGCGTGGTTTCCTGCCCGTCGAACAGACCCAGACGCCGTATCAGATCTACGACGCATTCCTCGACGTCACCCAGGGAACGGCGGGCTGGGATACCCAGGCGGTCAAGCAGTCCCTGAATGTGCTGTCCGAGACGGTCGACCAGACCTACCCGCACCTGAGTGCGGCTCTGGAAGGGGTGCAGCGGTTCTCCGACACCCTCGGTCAGCGCGACGAGCAGCTCAAGCAGCTGCTCGCCAACGCCAACAAGATCGCCACCGTGCTCGGTGACCGCAGCGGCCAGGTCAACGCCCTGCTGGTCAACGCGCAGACCCTGTTGGCCGCGGTCAACGAGCGCAGCTATGCGGTGAACATGCTCCTTGAGCGGATTTCGGGTGTGTCCCAACAGGTTTCCGGATTGATCCAGGACAACCCGAATCTGAACAAGGTGCTGACCCAGCTCAACACCATCAGCGACACGCTCAACGAGCGTAAGCAGGACCTCGCCGACACGCTGTCCATCGCGGGCAAGTTCATCACCTCCCTTGCCGAGGCATTGGCGTCGGGCCCGTACTTCAAGGTGATGCTGGCCAACCTGCTGCCGCCGACCCTGTTGCAGCCCTTCGTCGACGCCGCCTTCAAGAAGCGCGGCATCAACCCGGAAGAGTTCTGGCGCAATGCGGGATTGCCGGCCTTCCAGTTCCCCGATCCCAACGGGCAGCGGTTCGAGAACGGCGCCCCGCCGCCCGCACCGCAGGTGACCGAGGGCACCCCGGAGTTCCCGGGCCCCGCCGTCCCGCCCGGATCGCCGTGCTCATACACCCCGCCCGCCGACGGCCTGCCCCGCCCGGGCAATCCGCTGCCGTGCGCACAGCTCAGCCAGGGACCCTACGGTCCGGTGCCCGGCGGGTTCGCCCCGCCGGTGGGCGTGCAGACCTCGGATCCGAACGTGCACGGACTCGGACCGACACCGGGTGTCCCGAGTGCCGGCATCCCCGGCCAGTTGCCGCCGAACGTGCCGGGCACACCGGTGCCGTTGGTGCCGGGCCCGCCCGGAGCGCGCACCGTGCCGGTCGGTCCGCCGGGGGCTCCGGCCCCGCCAGGACCGATCCCGAGCCGCGCGCCGCTGCCGCCGCCGCTGCCCGGACCGCCGCCGCCACCGGGACCCGGTGAGCAGCTCTCGCCGGCGGGCACCGCGCCGCTGCCCGGCAATCCGCCGTTCCTCCCGCCCAATTCGCAGGAAGGGTAG
- a CDS encoding MCE family protein: MSIKGTLFKLGAISAVLLTFTAVIFVVFAQLRFDRTTGYSAIFENASGLRTGQFVRAYGVEVGKVEGVTLIDGGQRVRVDFEVERNLQLFSETTAAIRYLDLIGNRYVELRRGDSNTVLPAGSTIPLERTEPALDLDALVGGFRPLFKSLDSNKVNNIANSIITIFQGQGGTINNILDQTAELTSALADRDQAIGEVITNLNTVLDTTVKHQKQLDETLVNFEALITGLKNRADPIGASVADISDAAGSLSDLLADNRPLLRDSFGYLETIQQPLVDQLDQVDDIVQKIPASLKIIGRAGGIYGDFFNFYACDLSLRLNGLQPGGPVRTVRVTTQPTGRCTPQ; encoded by the coding sequence ATGAGCATCAAGGGAACCCTCTTCAAGCTGGGCGCCATCTCCGCGGTGCTGCTGACCTTCACCGCGGTCATCTTCGTGGTGTTCGCCCAACTGCGGTTCGACCGCACGACGGGATATTCGGCGATCTTCGAGAACGCCAGCGGCCTGCGCACCGGCCAGTTCGTGCGCGCCTACGGCGTCGAGGTCGGCAAGGTCGAGGGCGTCACCCTCATCGACGGTGGGCAGCGGGTACGGGTCGACTTCGAGGTCGAGCGCAACCTGCAACTGTTCTCCGAAACCACCGCTGCCATCCGGTATCTGGACCTGATCGGCAACCGTTACGTGGAACTGCGGCGCGGCGACAGCAATACCGTGCTACCCGCCGGCAGCACCATCCCGCTGGAGCGCACCGAGCCGGCGCTGGACCTCGACGCGCTCGTCGGTGGCTTCCGTCCGTTGTTCAAATCCCTTGACTCCAACAAGGTCAACAACATCGCGAACTCGATCATCACGATCTTCCAGGGTCAGGGCGGCACCATCAACAACATCCTGGACCAGACGGCCGAGTTGACCTCGGCACTGGCCGACCGTGACCAGGCGATCGGCGAGGTGATCACCAACCTCAACACCGTGCTGGACACCACCGTCAAACACCAGAAGCAGCTCGACGAAACCCTGGTGAACTTCGAGGCGCTGATCACCGGACTGAAGAACCGGGCCGATCCGATCGGAGCGTCGGTGGCCGATATCAGCGATGCGGCAGGGTCGTTGTCGGATCTGCTGGCCGACAACCGACCGTTGCTGCGTGATTCGTTCGGCTACCTGGAGACCATCCAGCAGCCGCTGGTCGACCAGCTGGACCAGGTCGACGACATCGTGCAGAAGATCCCGGCCTCGCTGAAGATCATCGGCCGCGCCGGTGGCATCTACGGTGACTTCTTCAACTTCTACGCCTGCGATCTCTCCCTGCGGCTCAACGGTCTTCAGCCGGGTGGACCGGTCCGCACGGTGCGGGTCACCACCCAGCCGACGGGAAGGTGCACCCCGCAATGA
- a CDS encoding MCE family protein — translation MTQPSAPLVKPKTPPYKVAGVVLLLVCALVLTLTWLQFRGYFEKRVQLTVMAERAGLAMDPGSKVTFNGVPIGRLAESGVVTVGDVPQAKLTLDVDPKYLSLIPANVQAELRATTVFGNKYISFLSPPDPSAQRLSGGDTVQATGTTTEFNTLFETIMKIAQQIDPVKLNQTLTAAAQALDGLGDKFGQSLVDGNDILGELNARMPQIRRDVTGLANLADVYSDAAPDLFDGLTNAVTTAQTLNAEQGNIDQALMAAVGFGNTGADIFERGGPYLVRGAEDLLPTSKLLDYHSPALFCTIRNYHDSAPKLADALGGNGYSLRTKSSVVGVGNPYVFPDNLPRVNATGGPGGRPGCWQPITRDLWPMPYLVMDTGASLAPYNHFELGQPIMQEYVWGRQVGENTINP, via the coding sequence ATGACCCAGCCCTCCGCACCTCTGGTCAAGCCGAAGACGCCGCCCTACAAGGTCGCCGGTGTCGTCCTGCTTCTCGTCTGCGCACTCGTCCTGACGCTGACCTGGTTGCAGTTCCGCGGCTACTTCGAGAAGCGCGTGCAGCTGACCGTCATGGCCGAGCGGGCGGGCCTGGCGATGGACCCGGGATCGAAGGTCACCTTCAACGGTGTGCCGATCGGGCGGCTGGCCGAGTCCGGTGTCGTCACCGTCGGCGACGTCCCGCAGGCCAAGCTGACCCTCGATGTCGACCCGAAGTACCTGTCGCTGATCCCGGCCAACGTGCAGGCAGAGCTGCGCGCCACCACGGTCTTCGGCAACAAGTACATCTCCTTCCTCTCGCCGCCCGATCCGTCGGCGCAGCGATTGTCCGGTGGGGACACCGTGCAGGCCACCGGTACCACCACCGAGTTCAACACGCTGTTCGAGACGATCATGAAGATCGCCCAACAGATCGACCCGGTGAAGCTGAACCAGACGTTGACCGCGGCTGCCCAGGCGCTCGACGGGCTCGGCGACAAGTTCGGACAGTCGCTGGTCGACGGCAATGACATCCTGGGCGAGCTGAATGCGCGGATGCCGCAGATCCGTCGGGACGTGACGGGTCTGGCCAATCTGGCCGATGTGTACTCCGATGCCGCGCCGGACCTGTTCGACGGTCTGACCAACGCGGTGACCACCGCGCAGACACTCAACGCCGAGCAGGGCAATATCGACCAGGCGCTGATGGCCGCGGTCGGATTCGGCAACACCGGCGCCGACATCTTCGAGCGCGGCGGGCCGTACCTGGTCCGCGGCGCCGAGGACCTGCTGCCGACCTCCAAACTGCTGGACTACCACAGCCCGGCGCTGTTCTGCACCATCCGCAACTACCATGACAGCGCCCCGAAGCTGGCCGATGCCCTCGGCGGTAACGGCTACTCGTTGCGTACCAAGTCGTCGGTGGTGGGTGTGGGCAACCCGTATGTGTTCCCCGACAACCTTCCTCGCGTCAATGCCACCGGCGGACCCGGCGGACGCCCGGGTTGTTGGCAGCCGATCACCCGTGACCTGTGGCCGATGCCGTACCTGGTGATGGACACCGGTGCCAGCCTCGCGCCGTACAACCATTTCGAACTCGGACAGCCGATCATGCAGGAATACGTCTGGGGACGCCAAGTGGGGGAGAACACGATCAACCCATGA
- a CDS encoding ABC transporter permease — protein MSTAAVLRSRFPRAFDRTRGYAGAPGRFLDSIGHVAWFVVQAVGHLPHAFKHYRRESLRLVAEIGMGTGAMAVIGGTVAIIGFVTLSAGSLIAIQGFASLGNIGVEAFTGFFAALANIRVVAPVVTGQAMAATVGAGATAELGAMRISEEIDALEVMGIKSISYLVSTRLMAGAIVIVPLYAMAILLSFLSAQLVTTVFYSQSVGTYEHYFHTFLRVDDVMWSFLEVIIMSIIIMLNHCYFGFFASGGAVGVGEAVGRSMRTSLIAIVLVVLLASLALYGTDPNFNLTV, from the coding sequence ATGAGTACAGCCGCAGTTCTACGGTCCCGGTTCCCCCGGGCGTTCGACCGCACCCGCGGATACGCCGGAGCGCCCGGCCGATTCCTGGACAGCATCGGCCACGTCGCCTGGTTCGTGGTGCAGGCGGTCGGGCATCTGCCGCATGCGTTCAAGCACTACCGCCGCGAGTCGCTGCGGCTGGTCGCCGAGATCGGCATGGGCACCGGTGCCATGGCCGTCATCGGCGGCACCGTCGCGATCATCGGATTCGTCACCCTCTCGGCAGGCTCGCTGATCGCCATCCAGGGTTTCGCGTCACTGGGAAATATCGGCGTCGAGGCCTTCACCGGCTTCTTCGCCGCGCTGGCCAACATCCGCGTCGTCGCCCCGGTGGTCACCGGCCAGGCGATGGCCGCCACCGTCGGCGCGGGAGCCACCGCCGAGCTCGGCGCCATGCGCATCAGCGAGGAGATCGACGCGCTGGAGGTGATGGGCATCAAGTCCATCTCGTATCTGGTGTCCACCCGGCTGATGGCCGGGGCCATCGTCATCGTCCCGCTCTACGCGATGGCCATCCTGCTGTCGTTCCTGTCCGCCCAGTTGGTCACCACGGTGTTCTACTCGCAGTCGGTCGGCACCTACGAGCACTACTTCCACACGTTCCTGCGGGTGGATGACGTCATGTGGTCGTTCCTCGAGGTGATCATCATGTCGATCATCATCATGTTGAACCACTGCTACTTCGGGTTCTTCGCCAGTGGCGGCGCGGTGGGTGTCGGCGAGGCGGTCGGTCGCTCGATGCGCACCTCACTGATCGCGATCGTGCTGGTCGTCCTGCTCGCCTCGTTGGCGCTCTACGGCACCGACCCGAACTTCAACCTGACGGTGTAG
- a CDS encoding MlaE family ABC transporter permease: MAGNGLVDYVKDQLDKPLTMVGGFFKLCVLTGKALLTRPFQWKEFILQSWFLIRVAFLPTLAVSIPLTVLIIFTLNILLAEFGAADVSGAGAALGAVTQLGPLVTVLVVAGAGSTAICADLGARTVREEIDAMEVLGIDPIERLVAPRVVAATFVAFLLNGAVITIGLVGGYFFGVYIQNVNAGAYVATLTLLTGFPEVMISVIKATLFGLIAGLVGCYRGLTVAGGSKGVGTAVNETLVLCVVALFAVNVVLTTIGVRFGTGG; the protein is encoded by the coding sequence ATGGCGGGCAACGGCTTGGTCGACTACGTCAAGGACCAGTTGGACAAACCGCTGACCATGGTCGGCGGCTTCTTCAAGTTGTGCGTCCTGACCGGCAAAGCGCTCCTCACGAGGCCCTTCCAGTGGAAGGAATTCATCCTTCAGAGCTGGTTTCTGATCCGGGTCGCCTTCCTGCCCACGCTGGCGGTCTCCATCCCGCTCACCGTGCTCATCATCTTCACGTTGAACATCCTGCTCGCCGAGTTCGGCGCGGCCGACGTCTCCGGTGCCGGCGCCGCCCTCGGCGCCGTCACCCAGCTGGGTCCGCTGGTGACGGTGCTCGTGGTCGCCGGCGCCGGGTCCACCGCCATCTGCGCCGACCTGGGAGCGCGCACCGTCCGCGAAGAGATCGACGCCATGGAGGTGCTGGGGATCGACCCCATCGAGCGACTGGTGGCCCCCCGCGTGGTTGCCGCCACGTTCGTGGCCTTCCTGCTCAACGGCGCGGTGATCACCATCGGCCTGGTCGGTGGGTACTTCTTCGGTGTCTACATCCAGAACGTCAACGCCGGCGCCTATGTCGCGACGCTGACGCTGCTCACCGGCTTCCCCGAGGTCATGATCTCGGTCATCAAGGCCACCCTGTTCGGTCTGATCGCCGGGCTGGTGGGTTGCTACCGCGGGCTCACCGTGGCGGGCGGTTCCAAGGGCGTGGGCACCGCGGTCAACGAGACGCTGGTGCTGTGCGTCGTCGCGTTGTTCGCGGTGAACGTCGTGCTGACGACCATCGGTGTCCGGTTCGGGACGGGAGGCTAG